A genomic region of Brevibacillus sp. JNUCC-41 contains the following coding sequences:
- a CDS encoding toxic anion resistance protein: MNNNDPNLLNKTNNASLIDDLLANPFDGVQELEKVSSQEAKPVKLIDVIPEENRAKAYQLAEQIDPTNHQAMISYGTPAQSKLLTFSNSMLEHVQKKDVGEVGNIISDLMKKLNELSPDELKPDKPSFFARMFGKLSGSVQEVLSKYQKTGAQIDRISVKLERSKNILLSDIVILEKLYETNKDYFQALNVYIAAGEIKLEEIHGKTIPELRKSAESSNDQMKFQEVNDMLQFAERLDKRLHDLKLSREITIQSAPQIRLIQNTNQALVEKIQSSIMTAIPLWKNQVAIALTLIRQRHAVEAQKQVSKTTNDLLLKNSEMLKTNTIETAKENERGLVDIETLKNTQANLISTLEETMRIQEEGRHKRRQAERELATMENELKQKLLEIKG; encoded by the coding sequence ATGAATAACAATGATCCAAACCTGTTGAATAAAACGAATAATGCCAGTTTGATCGATGATCTTTTAGCCAATCCATTTGATGGGGTGCAGGAGCTGGAGAAAGTATCTTCCCAGGAAGCGAAACCGGTTAAACTGATTGATGTCATTCCTGAAGAGAACAGGGCAAAGGCATATCAGCTTGCCGAACAAATCGACCCAACCAATCATCAGGCGATGATATCCTATGGTACACCCGCCCAATCAAAGCTTCTGACCTTTTCTAATTCCATGCTTGAGCATGTCCAGAAAAAAGATGTGGGTGAAGTGGGCAACATTATCAGTGATTTAATGAAAAAGTTAAACGAGCTGAGCCCGGATGAGCTAAAACCGGATAAGCCCTCTTTCTTTGCGCGTATGTTCGGGAAGCTCTCGGGATCTGTACAGGAAGTGCTATCCAAATATCAAAAAACTGGTGCCCAAATTGATCGAATCAGTGTGAAACTCGAGCGGAGCAAGAATATCCTGCTATCGGATATCGTAATCCTTGAAAAGCTATATGAAACGAATAAGGATTATTTCCAGGCATTGAATGTCTATATTGCAGCCGGGGAAATTAAACTCGAAGAAATCCATGGGAAAACGATTCCGGAGTTAAGGAAGTCCGCTGAATCGAGCAATGATCAAATGAAGTTCCAGGAAGTCAATGATATGCTGCAATTTGCTGAACGGTTGGATAAAAGGCTTCATGATTTGAAATTGAGTCGCGAAATTACGATTCAAAGCGCACCGCAAATCAGGCTGATCCAAAACACGAATCAGGCGCTGGTCGAGAAAATACAATCTTCGATCATGACAGCCATCCCCCTTTGGAAAAATCAAGTTGCGATAGCATTGACCTTAATCAGGCAAAGGCATGCAGTAGAAGCACAAAAGCAGGTTTCCAAAACTACAAATGACTTGTTATTGAAGAACTCTGAGATGCTGAAAACGAATACCATTGAAACGGCAAAAGAAAATGAGCGCGGACTTGTCGATATCGAAACATTAAAGAATACCCAAGCCAATTTGATTTCCACGCTTGAGGAAACCATGCGGATTCAAGAAGAAGGAAGGCATAAACGCCGACAAGCCGAACGGGAATTGGCTACAATGGAAAATGAACTGAAACAGAAACTATTGGAGATAAAGGGATAA